The Francisella hispaniensis FSC454 genome includes the window ATTATAAATGCCCCTCTAAAGATTAGACTGCCAATAATGATTATAGTATTTGCATTATTTGTCTTTGTTTTTTATGGTTTGTTGGTAGGTCCCGTAATTTCAAAAGCAAATCAAGTACAAAATCATATTCAGTCAATGGAAGCACAGATTCCAAGACTTGTCAAAAAAGAGAAAGATTTAGCAGCATTAAAAGAACAAGTAAAGATGCTAGAGCAACACAATACCGAAGAGAGATTTAGTATTCCTGAGCGTCACTCTGTACCGATATTTTTATCTGCACTTAATGAGGCTATTAGTAGTTCAGGTATAACGATTATAGATTTATCTCCAGCGGGTGTTGAGAAAAATAAATATTTAGACTTATATGCTCTAAATTTTAAGGCAAAACTATCTGGGAATTTCTCACAATTAATTAAACTTTTCGTTGCTTTAATTGATATGAAAGATATTGCTGTTATCACCAATATAAATATTAAAAAAGAGTCTGATGATAAATTAGTTACAGAACTAAACTTGCAGACCTATTCGCGTCAAGGAGTGGGGGCTTAGTTTAGATGATAAAAAACAAAAAGTTGAAAAAAATATTTTTTATAATTTTAATTAGTAGTTATAATTTAGCTTTTGCTAGTTACGAATCAAGAATAAATGAGGTAAATCAGTTGATTCAGGTAAATATGAAAAGTGTCAAAAGTACAGAAAAGCTTGATATTCCTGAGTATAAAGGTGATACATTAACTTTTGAGAGATTATCAAAAATCCGTAATGTTTTTAATATGGATCACTATCTACCATTTGAAAAGAAAATACCAATTATTAAATCACAACAAAATAAAAGTATTGTTAAATTAAAGCCAATTGTGATTCCATCAGAGTTACAAAAGATTATGGATGCTAAAGCTAGTGGTTTACAGCGTTATCCATTGGATTCTTTTAAGTTCAAGGGAGTTGTATATCAAAATAATCAAAAATGGGGTGTTGTTGAAAACTCAATGGAAAATAAACCGATGTATCTGAAAAAGGGTGAGCTAGTAGGTCAAAACTATGGTCAGGTTGAAGATATAACTAAAGAAGGTATTGTTATTGATGAGTGGAAGAGGAATGACCTCAAAAGAATCTGGGAAAAGATTCAAACTGTTATACATTAATAAGGTAAAGTGATGTTTTTTGCAAAAAAGAAGTTATTAGTTGTTCTAACAATACTAGGTGGTATTCTAGGTTATGATGTCTCGGTAGCTGATACTAAAGAATCTCAAGTATCTAATCAGTCGCAAACTTCAGATCAGCCTGCAGCAAAAATTGTTGGTCGAGAGGAAAATAAAGACAAAATTACTGATAAACATATCAAAGATCTTGAATTTCATCGTAGTTTAAATGGTAGTGCAGTTTTTGAAGTTGCTTTTGAGGAGAATATAAGTAATTTCTCAGGTTATAAGACTAAGCTGTCACAGGATGGCTATACACTGACAATAACTTTTAATGATACAACTATATCTGATAAATGGGTTAGTAATATTGATACTAAAGTTTTTAATACTATAGTTGACTCTATCAAAATCTTCAAAGAGGGGGGCAGTGTAGTCTTTGTAATTCATTCTCTTGATAGAATCTCTCTAAGTGATTTTAAAGAGGGGAATGTATTTAAGTTTAAGATTGATAGACGTAATAGCCGTGTTGAAGGATTTAATGTTAATGAGCCAATTTCAATATCTTTTAAGGATGCACCAGTACAGACTGTATTGCAAGTTTTATCTGAATTTGCTGGTTTAAACCTAGTAGTTAGTAGTAGTGTGCGTGGTAATATCTCTATTGATTTAAAAAATGTACCTTGGAATGAGGTAATGAATATTGTTTTGGTTAGTAAAGGTCTAGCTACAAAAAAAATGAGTAGTATATTGTATGTAGCTACTGCGGCTGAAATCGCAGCTCAGGAGCAGTTAGAGTTACAAACAAAACGCTCATTGGAAAATAATGCTACTCTGGTGACGGAATTTATACCATTAAACTATACTACTGCTCAGGCTGCACAAACGGTGATTACTTCAATGGCAAAACAAAATGGTGGTATTATGTCACCACGAGGTAGTATTACTGCGGATGCACGTACAAATACCTTAATAGTAACAGATACCGAAGAAAAATTACCACGTATCAAAGAAGTTGTTAATGAGATTGATA containing:
- a CDS encoding type 4a pilus biogenesis protein PilO, whose amino-acid sequence is MVDKIQSFLSSKHINKIINAPLKIRLPIMIIVFALFVFVFYGLLVGPVISKANQVQNHIQSMEAQIPRLVKKEKDLAALKEQVKMLEQHNTEERFSIPERHSVPIFLSALNEAISSSGITIIDLSPAGVEKNKYLDLYALNFKAKLSGNFSQLIKLFVALIDMKDIAVITNINIKKESDDKLVTELNLQTYSRQGVGA
- a CDS encoding pilus assembly protein PilP produces the protein MIKNKKLKKIFFIILISSYNLAFASYESRINEVNQLIQVNMKSVKSTEKLDIPEYKGDTLTFERLSKIRNVFNMDHYLPFEKKIPIIKSQQNKSIVKLKPIVIPSELQKIMDAKASGLQRYPLDSFKFKGVVYQNNQKWGVVENSMENKPMYLKKGELVGQNYGQVEDITKEGIVIDEWKRNDLKRIWEKIQTVIH
- a CDS encoding type IV pilus secretin PilQ family protein; translation: MFFAKKKLLVVLTILGGILGYDVSVADTKESQVSNQSQTSDQPAAKIVGREENKDKITDKHIKDLEFHRSLNGSAVFEVAFEENISNFSGYKTKLSQDGYTLTITFNDTTISDKWVSNIDTKVFNTIVDSIKIFKEGGSVVFVIHSLDRISLSDFKEGNVFKFKIDRRNSRVEGFNVNEPISISFKDAPVQTVLQVLSEFAGLNLVVSSSVRGNISIDLKNVPWNEVMNIVLVSKGLATKKMSSILYVATAAEIAAQEQLELQTKRSLENNATLVTEFIPLNYTTAQAAQTVITSMAKQNGGIMSPRGSITADARTNTLIVTDTEEKLPRIKEVVNEIDIPNDQVLIEARIVEVLRTSALELGFNYGVIDPSGRVNIGLDTYNSNPNPAPGPTPPTLGAAAADTFVGTTAKLAYTIAGGVQLQMEIRALESESLAETVASPHLVVANNQVAFIKDGEDVPYNQATASGAAAVAFQEAVLELQVTPQIAPDGNIIMDILVTKNSVGASPGKTLQGGDLPPIIKKREITTKVMTKDGDTVVIGGIYTKTQKEERNKIPFLGDIPYLGYLFSYTKITDQDSELLIFITPKIIQSRVQK